One part of the Armatimonadota bacterium genome encodes these proteins:
- a CDS encoding DUF1854 domain-containing protein, with amino-acid sequence MDNQQPVPSVQPGEPPTLRYLDPEQVRVFRSEDGRLRATIADELSILAPRFLRVQPLTDPDRYISIREADPNGKEAGLLRRWRSLAPESRELVGIELDRRYLYPTVRRILSVRNFWGLVQCVFETDRGVREVTLRDVHDNVIYLGEARVLLTDAEGNRYDIPDVAALDPDSRAQLARII; translated from the coding sequence ATGGATAACCAACAGCCGGTGCCATCTGTGCAGCCTGGCGAGCCGCCGACGCTGCGCTACCTCGACCCGGAACAGGTGCGCGTCTTTCGCAGCGAGGACGGGCGACTGCGGGCCACCATCGCCGACGAGCTCAGCATCCTCGCGCCGCGCTTCCTGCGCGTTCAGCCGCTGACAGACCCCGACCGCTACATCTCCATCCGCGAGGCCGACCCCAACGGCAAGGAGGCGGGGCTGCTGCGGCGCTGGCGCTCACTCGCCCCCGAGTCACGCGAGCTGGTGGGAATCGAACTCGACCGGCGCTACCTCTACCCAACGGTGCGGCGCATCCTGTCGGTGCGCAACTTCTGGGGGCTTGTCCAGTGCGTATTCGAGACCGACCGCGGGGTGCGCGAGGTGACCCTGCGCGATGTGCACGACAACGTCATCTACCTGGGCGAGGCGCGCGTCCTGCTCACCGACGCCGAGGGCAACCGCTACGACATACCCGACGTCGCCGCCCTCGACCCGGACAGCCGCGCCCAGCTGGCGCGGATAATCTAG